The genomic segment CCCCGCCCGGTGTGATCACCGGCGGCGAGGTCGTCTACCACCCCGAGAAGGGCGACCCGTACGACGTTCTCGGGCTGAGCGACAAGGCGTTGCGCGCGTTCCGCTGGGCCGAGACGGCGATCGTGTTCCAGGGCGCGATGAACTCGCTCAACCCGGTGCACAAGATCTCGACCCAGCTGACCGACGTGCTCAAGGCGCACGACCCGAAGATGAGCGAGCACAGCCGCAACGCCCGGGCCCGCGAGATGCTCAAGCTGGTCGGCATCTCGCCCGACCGGATGGACGCTTACCCGCATCAGCTCTCCGGCGGCATGCGCCAGCGCGTCATGATCGGCATGGCGCTGATCCTGCAGCCGCAGGTCGTCATCATGGACGAGCCGACCACGGCCCTCGACGTGGTGATGCAGCGGCAGATCCTGGGCCAGCTGATCGAACTGCGCGAGCGCCTCGGCTTCTCGGTCATCTTCATCACGCACGACCTGTCGCTGCTGGTCGAGTTCTCCAACCGCATCGCGATCATGTACGGCGGCCGGATCGTCGAGGAGGCGCCCGCCGCCACGATCTACCGGGACGCCCTGCACCCGTACTCGCGGGGTCTGCTCAGTTCGTTCCCGGCCCTGCGCGGACCGCGCCGCGAGCTCGCCGGCATCCCCGGGTCGCCGCCCGACCTGGCCGGCATGCCCACCGGCTGCTCGTTCCACCCCCGCTGTCCCAAGGCCTTCGAGCCGTGCCCGACGCACATCCCGGTGCTCGGGCGCCCGGACAGCCCGGACGGAGCCGCACGTTCCGTCGCGTGCTGGCTGCATCCCACGGAGCAACCCGTCGGATGAGCGAGAGGCCGGTCCGCTTCGGTGGACCGGCCTTCTCTTTACCCAAAATCCCCAACTGGAGTGCCATGAACCCCACCACCACCAAGGTCCCGCTCGCCACCGGCCTGCCGCCGAAGTTCCTCTGGGGCGTGGCCACCGCGTCCTATCAGATCGAGGGAGCTGTCGCCGAGGACGGCCGTACGCCGTCCATCTGGGACACGTTCTCCCGGCTCGACGGCGCGGTGGCCAACGGCGACAACGGCGACGTGGCGTGCGACCACTACCACCGGATGCCGCAGGACGTGGCGCTGATGAAGAGCCTCGGCGTCGACAGCTACCGGTTCTCGGTGGCCTGGCCGCGGGTGCAGCCCGGTGGCCGCGGCCCGGTCAACCCGGCCGGTCTCGGCTTCTACGAGCGGCTGGTCGACGAGCTGCTGGCGAACGGGATCGCCCCCTGGGTGACGCTCTACCACTGGGACCTGCCGCAGGAGCTGGAGGACGCGGGCGGCTGGCCGAACCGGGACACGGCGTACCGCTTCGCCGACTACGCGATGCTGGTCTTCGGCAAGCTGCAGGACCGGGTCGACACGTTCACGACCATGAACGAGCCGTGGTGTTCGGCCTGGCTGGGCTACCACGTCGGCGTGCACGCCCCGGGCCGCCAGGAGTTCGACGCCTCGCTGGCCGCGACGCACCACCTGCTGCTCGGGCACGGCCTGGCCACCCAGCGCATGCGGGCCGCCGAGACGAGGCCCCACACGTACGGGATCACTCTGAACATGGGAACGGCCGACCCGGCGGGTGACACCGAGGCGGATCGCGACGCCGCCCGGCGCGCCGACGGGATGGGCCTGCGCCTCTACCTCGACCCGCTGCGCAAGGGCGAATACCCCGCCGACGTGGTCGCCGACCTGGCCGCCCGCGGCTCGGCGATGCCCGTGCAGGAGGGTGATCTCGAGGTCATCTCGACCCCGTTCGACGTGCTCGGGGTCAACTTCTACTTCGGACAGAACTTCGCCGGCACCGACGTCGAGGGCAACCGGCACGAGGCGAACGGCGAGCCGGTCGTGCGGGCCGTGTTCCCGGACACCCCGCGTACGGCGATGGACTGGCCGATCACCCCCGAGCGCTTCACGCAGCTGCTCGTGCGGCTGCACCGCGACTACCCGGGCCTGCCCCTGATCATCACCGAGAACGGCGCCGCGTTCGACGACCAGCCGGACGAGACGGGCTACGTGGCGGACGACGACCGTACGGAATATCTGGCCTCGCACATCGCCGCGGTCGTGGCCGCCCGGGAGCAGGGCGCCGACGTGCGCGGCTACTTCGCGTGGTCGCTGCTCGACAACTTCGAGTGGGCCTACGGCTACGACAAGCGCTTCGGCATCGTCCGCGTCGACTACCAGAGCCTGGAGCGCACGCCCAAGCAGAGCGCCCTGTGGTTCCGCGACTCGATCGCCGCGCTGCGGTCCTCCTGAGCCACCCGGCCGGGCCTGCTCTTACCGGCGGGCCCGGTCGCCCGGCCGGCGCTGCTTCGGGGTGAAGGCCAGCACCGGTTCCGCGGTCTCGGCCAGCCCGCCCTCGGCCAGCAGTTGCGCGACCGGCAGGGTGGCCGCGCCCATCGCGACCGCGTCGGCGCCGAGTTCACAAATCGTGATGGTGGTCTGCCCGTACGGCCGGCGCAGCGCGTGCCGGGCCGCGGCCTCGCGGATCTCGGGCAGGAACCGCGCGCCGAACGCCGCCCCCGGGTCCCCGCCGAGCACTATCCGCTCCGGGCTGAACAGATTGATCAGGTCGGCCAGCCCTGCGCCCAGATAACCCGCCGTCTGCTCGAAGACCTGCCGGGCCGGCTCGGGCAGCGTCTCGCGCTCCAGATAGCCGTGCAGAAGCCTCTTCCCGTACGTCTCCCCGGTCGCGGCGGCCAGGCGGCGCCCGATCCGGTCGGCCCCGACGTACGCCTCCAGGCAACCCCGCGCCCCGCACCGGCACTCGTCGCCGTCGTAGATCAGGGTGGTGTGCCCCCACTCTCCGGCGTTGCTGTTCGCGCCCCGGTAGTAGCTGCGCCCGTCCATCACCACGGCCGCACCCACCCCCGTGCCGATCATGACGATGACGGCGTGCCGGGCGCCACGGCCCGCACCGAACCACATCTCGGCCTGACCGTGCGTCTTCGCGCCGTTCTCCACGAAGACCGGCACCTCGGTGCCGGCCCGCAGCATCGCGCCCAGCGGAACCGAGTCCCAGCCGGTGGACTGCGAATCGACCACACCGTCCTGATCGACCACGCCCGGCACCCCGACGCCGAAGCCCAGCACGTCGGACACGGCCACCCCGGCCTGCTCGACCACCTCGCGCAGGCCGGTCAGCACCCGGCCCGCGACCTGCTCGGGCTCGTCGTCGTGCTCCAGCGTCACCGCGGCCAGCCGGGTCATCGCCAGGTCGTACAGCTCGACCAGCACGCGCGTCTCGCCCACCTCGGCGCCCACCACGTAGCGGAAGTCGGGCCGCACCCGCAGCAGCACCCGCGGGCGGCCGCCGTCCGAGCCGACCAGGCCGGCCTCCTCGACGAGGCCTTCCTCGATCATCTCGCCGATCAGGTTGCTCACGCTGGCCTGGCTCAGGGCGGTGCTCGCGGCGAGCTGCTGCCGGCTCTGCAGGCCGCCGTGGAAGAGGTCGGTGAGCAGGCCGGCCCGGTTGGCCCTGCGCACGTCACGCACCGTCGTACGCCTGGTCTCCAACCTCGCACCCCGCTCTTCGATGATCCTCAGTCGTGCCATCCAACCCCAGCCCGCCGGAAAATCGTAAGCCGACGGTATTCGTGGCGGCATATCGTGCCCGAGTGACCGACTATCGCGACCTGAATCGCGCCAACTGGGACGACCGCGCGTCCGCTCATGCCGCTTCCCCCGGCTATGCCGTCGACCGTTTCGCCGCCGACCCGGCCTACCTGAGCGAGGTCGTGCGCTTCGATCAGCCCCTGCTGGGCGACATCGCCGGCCTGCGCGGCGTCCACCTGCAGTGCCACATCGGCACCGACACCGTGTCGCTGGCCCGGCTCGGCGCCACGATGACCGGGCTCGATTTCTCGGCGAAGTCGCTCGACGAGGCCCGGCGCATCGCGGCATTGGCCGGGGTCGATGTGTCATTTGTGCAGTCCGACGTGTACGACGCCGTGGCCGCGGTGGGTGACGGCTACGACCTCGTCTACACCGGGATCGGCGCGCTGTGCTGGTTGCCCGACGTGAAGCGGTGGGCGGCCACGGTTTCCGCGTTGCTCAAGCCGGGCGGCCGCCTGTTCATCCGCGAGGGCCACCCGGTCCTGTGGGGTCTCGACTACGACCGTGACGACGACGTGATCGCCCTGGCCTACCCGTATTTCGAGATGCAAGAGGGTCTGGTCTTCGACGAGGGCGGCACCTACGTCGACACCGATGTCGAGTTCGAGCACAACAAGACGGTGGAGTGGAACCACGGCATCGGTGAGATCGTGACCGCGGTGCTCGAGGCCGGGATGACGCTGACCGGTCTGGTCGAGCACACCAGCGTGCCGTGGGAGGCGCTGGAGAACGGGCGCATGCGCGACATCGGTAACGGTGAGTATCAGTTGGCCGACCGTCCTGAGCGTCTGCCCCACTCGTACACGTTGCAGGCAGTGAAGTCCCCCGTTTAGAGATCAAACGGATCGGGGTAACTCCGGCGTCGACCCCCCACCGCACTTCCGGCGTCAATCCCCACGGCATAGGAGGCCCCGATGCGCGCAGGCTCGATCGGCGGGCTGATTCTGATCATCTGGCTCGTGCTGGGCGGCGTGGCCGCCTACGAGCGTGGCTATTTCTCCGACACCAGCAACACCAGCTGTGCCGAGTTCGGCACGATCGCCGTCACCACGCTGGCCGGCCCCCTCAACTGGGCCGGCGTCAACCCGAAGATCACCTGCGACGTCGACGTGCCCGAACCCAGCAAGTAACCGCTGCACCCCGATGGCGCCGGCTGACCCCGGCGCCATCGTCCGTTCAGGGCGTTTTGTCCCCGGCTGGCCGTAACTCGGATGAGCCATGCGCGTTCCGGGGGGAAAAGGTAAGTTGAGTCGTGTGACGGCCGTGGCGCGAGTGCTTCCCCGGGAGTGGGACGGGCACCGCTTGCTGCGCTTCCTCGCCGGGCTGGCGATGCTGGCCCTGGCCTTCGCCGCTCACCTCGCCCCGGCCCAGCTGGAGACCGCCGCGCCCGCGCCGGTTGCCGCCGTGGCCAGCGTTGCTCCGGATGCCCCGGCCGCCCTCGTCGTGGATGAGCCGTCCGTCCCGCCCTTGGCGCCGCCCCCGGTTCTCCTCGCCGCGGTGACCGTGGTCCTTCTCGGCGTGGCGCTGCGGGTCCGCGCCGTCCGCGGCCCGCCCACGGTCTGATTCTTCGTCCCGCACCGGCAGCCCAGCGCTGCCCGCGGCGTACTGCCGCTTGCAGTCCAGCGTCCCGGGAGATCCGCGTCCGCATGTGAGGTTGCGATGGAAAGCGCCGTGCACAGCTTCTTCGTCTCCATTCCCCAGGCCGCCGCGTTGTGGCTGGTCATCCTGCTCGCCATCGCCGTGGCGGCGGTCTATGTGGCGCTGCCGCGGTCGGCCCCGCCGCAGCCGCTGACCCCGGCCCAGCGCGACAAGCTGCGCTTCGCCGACGAGGTCGCCGTGGCGGCCGACCGCGCCGCGGCCACCTGTGAACGCCTGCGGGCCGAGTGGTCCGCCGCCCAGGAGCAGGTGGACGCGGCCTGGCTGGCGTTCGCCGAGGCCGACCGGCGGGCCCGCGAGACCACCCGGGCCGCCGCGTTCCCGCTGATCAGCAAGCGCCGCAAGCCGGGGGAGAACGCCGACCGCCAGCGCTACCTGCACCACGCCGCGATCGCCGCCTGCCGCAACCGCGAGATCTCGATCGCCCAGCTCAACGACGTGCTCGCGCACCGCGGGTGGAACCCAAGGCTGCACCCGGTGGTGCAGGAGGGGTTGCTGCGCCAGGCCATCCGCGAGCACCGCCTGTCGCAGTACGAGGACGCTCAGAAGCGCGAACAGGTCGCCTGGCACGAGGCCGAGCTGGCCGCGGAGGCCCTGCGCAGCCTGCGGGCCGAGGCCACGGCGGCAGTCGTGCGGGCCGGCACGGCCGAGGAGCCGGCCGGTGACGAGTGGTTCGCCGACCAGTGGGCCACCGGCGAGATCCCGGCCGCGAAGGCGTACGCCTGACCTCCCCTGTGGAGAGGGACGAAGGTTCGCCCGCGACTGCCAGGTTAGGCGGGTACCGTAACCGGGCAGATTGACCGCCGATACCTTATGGGCAGGGGGCCAGAGCGTGGCATCAACTCCGGCGGGCGGCCAGCCGCCTGTACTCCGGATGCACCGGGCCGCGCGGGTGGAGGACGCCCTCCACGAGATCATCGAGCGCCGGTTGCGCAATCGTGGCTGGCAGCCGGTGATCACGGCCTACACGGGTTACGGCGCGCCCGGCTGGGCGCGCGTGATGGCTCGTGTGGTGCTCACCCGCGGCACGCAGAATCGTAAGACCCTGGACAAGGCCCGCGGCTGGCGCAGCTTCACCAGCTCGCCGGTGAACAACGCGATCGTGAGGATTCAGATCGGCGACAGCGTCACCGAGACGCGCACCGACCGCAGCGGCTACGTCGACACCCGCGTCAAGGGCGACCTCGAACCGGGCTGGGGCAGCGTACGGCTGTTCACCGAGGGCGCGGCCCCGGTCGAGGCGCCGATCCGCGTCGTCGACCCGGAGACCCGCTTCGGCCTCATCAGCGACATCGACGACACGGTCATGGTCACCGCGCTGCCGCGTCCGCTGCTCGCCGCGTGGAACACGTTCGTGCTCGACGAGCACGCGCGCATGGCCGTGCCCGGCATGGCCGTCCTCTACGAGCGGCTGATCACGGCCAACGCGGGCGCCCCGGTGTTCTACCTGTCCACCGGTGCCTGGAACGTGGCCCCGACGCTGACCCGCTTCCTCTCCCGCCATCTCTACCCGGCGGGCCCGCTGCTGCTGACCGACTGGGGGCCCACGCCCGACCGCTGGTTCCGCAGCGGTCAGGAGCACAAGCGCACGACACTGCAGCGGCTGTCCCGGGAGTTCCCGAACATCCGCTGGTTGCTGATCGGCGACGACGGGCAGCACGACCAGGAGATCTACTCCGAGTTCGCGCACGCCCACCCGGAGAACGTGGCCGCGGTGGCCATCCGGCGCCTGTCGCCCACCCAGTCGGTGCTGGCCGGCGCCATCCCCGGTCCCTCGGGCGAGGCGGAAGCGGTCGGCTCCGGTGGCAAGACCTGGTTCACCGCGCCGGACGGGGCAGGCCTGTGGTCGCTACTCCGCGATACTGATGTCGTCTGATTCCGCCTCGGCCGCCTCGGCCACCCGCTGGTGCAGCCGGTCACGGATCTCCTCGGGGGTGTACTGCCGGCGTTTACGCTCGGCCCGCGCCACCACAGCGC from the Paractinoplanes abujensis genome contains:
- a CDS encoding App1 family protein, with protein sequence MHRAARVEDALHEIIERRLRNRGWQPVITAYTGYGAPGWARVMARVVLTRGTQNRKTLDKARGWRSFTSSPVNNAIVRIQIGDSVTETRTDRSGYVDTRVKGDLEPGWGSVRLFTEGAAPVEAPIRVVDPETRFGLISDIDDTVMVTALPRPLLAAWNTFVLDEHARMAVPGMAVLYERLITANAGAPVFYLSTGAWNVAPTLTRFLSRHLYPAGPLLLTDWGPTPDRWFRSGQEHKRTTLQRLSREFPNIRWLLIGDDGQHDQEIYSEFAHAHPENVAAVAIRRLSPTQSVLAGAIPGPSGEAEAVGSGGKTWFTAPDGAGLWSLLRDTDVV
- a CDS encoding ABC transporter ATP-binding protein, translated to MEPVLEIRNLNVEYGLGDKAVRAVRDVNLTLHRGEVLGLAGESGSGKSTLAYGLTRLLAPPGVITGGEVVYHPEKGDPYDVLGLSDKALRAFRWAETAIVFQGAMNSLNPVHKISTQLTDVLKAHDPKMSEHSRNARAREMLKLVGISPDRMDAYPHQLSGGMRQRVMIGMALILQPQVVIMDEPTTALDVVMQRQILGQLIELRERLGFSVIFITHDLSLLVEFSNRIAIMYGGRIVEEAPAATIYRDALHPYSRGLLSSFPALRGPRRELAGIPGSPPDLAGMPTGCSFHPRCPKAFEPCPTHIPVLGRPDSPDGAARSVACWLHPTEQPVG
- a CDS encoding class I SAM-dependent methyltransferase, which codes for MTDYRDLNRANWDDRASAHAASPGYAVDRFAADPAYLSEVVRFDQPLLGDIAGLRGVHLQCHIGTDTVSLARLGATMTGLDFSAKSLDEARRIAALAGVDVSFVQSDVYDAVAAVGDGYDLVYTGIGALCWLPDVKRWAATVSALLKPGGRLFIREGHPVLWGLDYDRDDDVIALAYPYFEMQEGLVFDEGGTYVDTDVEFEHNKTVEWNHGIGEIVTAVLEAGMTLTGLVEHTSVPWEALENGRMRDIGNGEYQLADRPERLPHSYTLQAVKSPV
- a CDS encoding GH1 family beta-glucosidase; the protein is MNPTTTKVPLATGLPPKFLWGVATASYQIEGAVAEDGRTPSIWDTFSRLDGAVANGDNGDVACDHYHRMPQDVALMKSLGVDSYRFSVAWPRVQPGGRGPVNPAGLGFYERLVDELLANGIAPWVTLYHWDLPQELEDAGGWPNRDTAYRFADYAMLVFGKLQDRVDTFTTMNEPWCSAWLGYHVGVHAPGRQEFDASLAATHHLLLGHGLATQRMRAAETRPHTYGITLNMGTADPAGDTEADRDAARRADGMGLRLYLDPLRKGEYPADVVADLAARGSAMPVQEGDLEVISTPFDVLGVNFYFGQNFAGTDVEGNRHEANGEPVVRAVFPDTPRTAMDWPITPERFTQLLVRLHRDYPGLPLIITENGAAFDDQPDETGYVADDDRTEYLASHIAAVVAAREQGADVRGYFAWSLLDNFEWAYGYDKRFGIVRVDYQSLERTPKQSALWFRDSIAALRSS
- a CDS encoding ROK family protein, translating into MRRANRAGLLTDLFHGGLQSRQQLAASTALSQASVSNLIGEMIEEGLVEEAGLVGSDGGRPRVLLRVRPDFRYVVGAEVGETRVLVELYDLAMTRLAAVTLEHDDEPEQVAGRVLTGLREVVEQAGVAVSDVLGFGVGVPGVVDQDGVVDSQSTGWDSVPLGAMLRAGTEVPVFVENGAKTHGQAEMWFGAGRGARHAVIVMIGTGVGAAVVMDGRSYYRGANSNAGEWGHTTLIYDGDECRCGARGCLEAYVGADRIGRRLAAATGETYGKRLLHGYLERETLPEPARQVFEQTAGYLGAGLADLINLFSPERIVLGGDPGAAFGARFLPEIREAAARHALRRPYGQTTITICELGADAVAMGAATLPVAQLLAEGGLAETAEPVLAFTPKQRRPGDRARR